From Enoplosus armatus isolate fEnoArm2 chromosome 23, fEnoArm2.hap1, whole genome shotgun sequence, a single genomic window includes:
- the LOC139306201 gene encoding SLAM family member 8-like yields MADGRLRCSSCVFSCSALLLFGVFLHDVEASSCQRVIHKKAGDSVELSSCLPAEGVSFARWKYGGSVIADKDEGVPEYYHFKGRLDLNPTNLSLTVRRLTLQDSGDFSFISEVNDRQRETVTITLQVHEPITEQPVLTDNSTWHALNESCTVLLECSATSDSNVVYNWTVRNQTTSGSRLQYIIRAADGDTRFTCTIYNLVSEKSATKSVKCSNKTQEINPQEPGYYPSLKRSTKMKLNSLCTPLFSVVSLHPVLFAFTTIERK; encoded by the exons ATGGCTGATGGTCGTCTCCGATGCTCGAGCTGCGTCTTTTCATGCAGTGCTCTTCTGCTGTTTGGGGTCTTCCTCCATG ACGTGGAGGCGTCCAGCTGTCAACGTGTCATCCACAAAAAGGCTGGAGACTCTGTGGAGCTTTCATCATGCTTACCAGCTGAAGGGGTCAGCTTTGCAAGATGGAAATATGGAGGGTCAGTAATTGCAGACAAAGATGAGGGTGTTCCTGAATATTATCACTTCAAAGGCAGATTAGATCTAAACCCCACAAACTTAAGTCTAACAGTGAGAAGACTGACTCTCCAAGATTCAGGTGATTTCAGTTTCATCTCAGAGGTGAATGACAGACAAAGGGAAACAGTCACCATCACTCTGCAAGTTCATG AGCCCATAACTGAACAGCCCGTCCTGACTGACAACTCCACCTGGCACGCCTTGAACGAGTCCTGTACAGTCTTGCTGGAGTGCAGTGCAACCTCTGACAGCAATGTCGTCTACAACTGGACCGTTAGGAACCAAACCACAAGTGGCTCCAGGCTGCAGTACATCATCAGGGCAGCGGACGGAGACACCAGATTCACCTGCACAATTTACAATTTAGTCAGTGAGAAGTCGGCAACCAAATCAGTGAAGTGCAGCAACAAGACACAAGAAATAAACCCACAGGAACCAG GCTACTATCCCAGTCTCAAACGGTCAACCAAGATGAAACTCAACAGCCTGTGTACTCCTCTCTTCTCCGTGGTCAGTCTTCATCCAGTCCTGTTTGCTTTCACAACTATTGAAAGAAAATAG